A stretch of the Mycobacteroides immunogenum genome encodes the following:
- a CDS encoding non-ribosomal peptide synthetase — protein MTGAVVEPEQATVVVYPRDASLYQLFAQCVGRYPQRVAVRSRDEVLTYTQLHAHAESMAARLLQLGVQPGDAVALATVRSVQMVVGIWAILRVGATYVPIDPALPPRRIQAILHESGARVCLTAAMIRVEDDDAEVSALPPLGPPVAPAYVMYTSGSTGTPKGIAIAHHCVTRTVISPNYVTVTPEDNVLQLVNYAFDGSVFDIFGALLNGATLVLSHHDDATDPERLASIIEECAVTIALVTTALFNAYVDIDPAIFAPLRKVLFGGERASAAHVNRALSRLGPGKLVNVYGPTEATVFTTTHTVNAPMDEVPIGQPLPNTRLYVLDSAGRPAAAGVPGELYIGGEGVGYGYWRNSRLTSQRFVPEPGIPGAIMFRSGDLVERAEDGELIYRGRIDEQIKLRGFRIEPGEIESRLQEHVLVKQCVVVVSGDQLVAHYTGCQPVDGAELKNHLREALPHYMIPDHLAYASQLPLTPNGKIDRQRLAAETATPPSRTYVPRRHGSEREDVMHRLFADVLDVPDVGPDECFSDIGGNSIVAMTLASRLTRAGYPVTAREILHHQTIDALLAEICDVAGGGGDSGTFDPDGQPVVRLDDDVPGLLDESLAGNGQLIGGTPVIKEYALTAMQELQIGFDTAACFAMEPLRRPLDLLSLRKAYGALITQHGLLRSVPVEGDDRHLWREHDYRAEDPPRVPIIDATIYAATDSALPTLIEELSTRIYSGSQLLHQLAVVRVDGDQHLLAWIVSHVIFDQVSQEILSRHLIRHYDVVRQGRSPFTEAPSFEDYVRQLARGPQGLDVPDVVRAFRLEDFHRAKQSTKPVVAATGSSSATNFTIVVPLHSAWQKEHPLDVALGVHAKGLQTYLQMDELPLLFVTNGRQYENRRYYDTVGEFTDMVPMLVNARESVHAITQSIVERLELATRHNVNFLHLMLDPESQACWSDVGRLVDAGEDFADLDTLMFNFLGEVEELPADSLVETSWVTPHPLPIQTLLNGITAVSSDTLLCTFRTSCAVDVPRIRACFAHAASELP, from the coding sequence ATGACCGGAGCGGTAGTGGAGCCAGAGCAGGCGACAGTGGTCGTCTATCCACGGGACGCGTCGCTGTATCAGCTCTTCGCGCAATGCGTTGGGCGGTATCCGCAGCGTGTTGCCGTGCGCTCGCGGGACGAGGTACTGACCTATACGCAGCTGCACGCGCACGCTGAGTCGATGGCCGCACGGCTACTTCAGTTGGGCGTTCAGCCCGGGGATGCGGTAGCACTGGCGACGGTGCGATCGGTACAGATGGTGGTGGGCATCTGGGCAATCCTGCGGGTGGGCGCCACCTATGTTCCGATAGATCCGGCCTTGCCGCCCAGACGAATTCAGGCCATCTTGCACGAAAGCGGCGCCCGGGTCTGCCTGACGGCGGCGATGATCCGGGTGGAGGACGATGACGCCGAGGTCTCGGCTCTGCCGCCGCTGGGGCCACCCGTGGCTCCGGCCTATGTCATGTACACATCGGGATCCACTGGAACCCCTAAGGGAATCGCCATTGCTCATCACTGCGTGACACGGACGGTGATCTCGCCGAACTACGTCACCGTCACCCCTGAGGACAACGTCCTACAGCTGGTGAACTACGCGTTCGACGGATCGGTGTTCGACATTTTCGGCGCCTTGCTCAACGGGGCCACACTGGTGCTGTCTCACCATGATGACGCCACCGACCCCGAACGCCTCGCGAGCATCATCGAGGAGTGCGCGGTCACCATCGCATTGGTCACCACCGCGCTCTTCAACGCCTACGTCGACATCGATCCCGCAATCTTCGCCCCGTTACGCAAGGTGCTGTTCGGCGGCGAACGCGCCTCGGCTGCACACGTCAACAGAGCTCTCAGTCGGCTGGGTCCAGGCAAGCTGGTCAACGTCTACGGCCCCACCGAGGCCACCGTGTTCACCACCACCCACACCGTCAACGCCCCCATGGACGAGGTGCCGATCGGGCAGCCGCTACCCAACACCCGCCTCTACGTCCTCGACAGTGCGGGCCGTCCCGCCGCGGCTGGTGTTCCTGGGGAGCTCTACATCGGCGGGGAAGGTGTCGGCTATGGCTACTGGCGAAACTCGCGGCTCACCAGCCAACGGTTCGTGCCGGAACCCGGCATACCGGGCGCGATCATGTTCAGGAGCGGAGACTTGGTCGAGCGGGCCGAAGATGGCGAATTGATCTATCGAGGGCGTATCGACGAGCAGATCAAGCTACGCGGTTTTCGCATAGAACCCGGGGAGATCGAATCACGGCTCCAGGAACACGTCCTCGTGAAGCAATGCGTCGTCGTGGTCAGCGGCGATCAGCTGGTGGCTCACTACACCGGCTGCCAACCCGTCGATGGCGCCGAACTCAAGAATCACCTTCGGGAAGCCTTGCCCCACTACATGATCCCTGATCATCTCGCGTACGCCAGCCAACTTCCGCTGACCCCCAACGGCAAGATCGACCGCCAACGACTCGCCGCGGAAACCGCGACGCCGCCCTCGCGCACGTACGTCCCGCGACGGCACGGCTCGGAGCGAGAGGACGTGATGCACCGGCTCTTCGCGGACGTGCTCGACGTCCCCGATGTGGGGCCGGACGAGTGCTTCTCCGACATAGGCGGCAACTCGATCGTTGCGATGACGCTGGCGTCGCGTCTGACCCGTGCCGGGTATCCAGTGACGGCGCGCGAGATCCTGCACCACCAGACGATCGACGCATTACTGGCGGAGATATGCGACGTGGCCGGGGGCGGAGGCGATTCCGGGACATTCGACCCGGATGGACAGCCAGTCGTGCGCCTCGACGACGACGTGCCTGGCTTGCTCGATGAATCACTCGCCGGCAATGGCCAGCTCATCGGGGGCACTCCCGTGATAAAGGAATACGCGTTGACTGCCATGCAGGAGCTGCAGATTGGCTTCGACACCGCGGCCTGCTTCGCGATGGAACCCCTGCGACGACCGCTTGACCTTCTTTCTCTTCGAAAGGCCTACGGCGCCTTGATCACCCAGCACGGGCTGCTTCGGAGTGTACCGGTGGAAGGGGATGACCGTCACCTATGGCGCGAGCATGACTACCGCGCGGAGGATCCGCCTCGGGTCCCGATAATCGACGCGACCATCTACGCCGCGACGGATTCCGCCCTGCCGACGCTCATCGAGGAACTCAGCACGCGCATCTACTCAGGCTCGCAGTTATTGCATCAGCTCGCCGTAGTGCGAGTGGACGGAGACCAGCACCTGCTCGCATGGATCGTGAGTCACGTCATCTTCGACCAGGTTTCCCAGGAAATTCTCTCCCGGCACCTGATCCGTCACTATGACGTCGTGCGCCAGGGGCGGTCGCCGTTCACCGAGGCGCCGTCGTTCGAGGACTACGTTCGCCAGTTGGCCCGCGGCCCCCAAGGACTTGACGTACCTGACGTCGTCCGGGCGTTTCGACTCGAAGACTTCCACCGAGCCAAACAGTCCACGAAGCCTGTGGTCGCGGCGACTGGATCATCCTCGGCCACCAACTTCACCATCGTGGTGCCGCTGCACAGCGCTTGGCAGAAGGAGCATCCATTGGACGTGGCGCTCGGTGTTCACGCGAAGGGTCTTCAAACATACTTGCAGATGGACGAATTGCCGCTCTTGTTCGTGACAAACGGTCGTCAGTACGAAAATCGGCGGTACTACGACACGGTCGGCGAATTCACCGACATGGTCCCGATGCTGGTGAATGCGCGCGAGTCCGTACACGCGATCACCCAGTCCATCGTCGAGCGCCTCGAGCTCGCCACGCGGCACAACGTGAACTTCCTGCACTTGATGCTGGACCCTGAGTCGCAGGCGTGTTGGTCGGACGTCGGCCGGCTCGTAGACGCCGGCGAGGATTTCGCGGACCTCGATACCTTGATGTTCAACTTCCTCGGCGAAGTCGAGGAACTTCCCGCCGATTCCCTTGTCGAGACGAGTTGGGTCACGCCGCACCCATTGCCCATCCAGACACTGCTCAACGGCATTACCGCAGTGTCTTCCGACACACTGCTGTGCACGTTTCGCACGAGTTGTGCGGTGGACGTGCCGCGCATCCGCGCGTGTTTCGCCCACGCCGCGTCGGAGTTGCCGTGA
- a CDS encoding sensor histidine kinase gives MDETGPAGGRPSIWYTYVVGIGALAIVAVLLPTDSSQGSPDAAAATLVAFLGCAVAFARTPPGTGELTFRTLAAAAIVVALCISAVWLAPAAVMAIPALYPVVLSLLPLTSALMLVAVANVAPLVIELIAPRFFNLPLVAVATLVAMIASAVTGTTFNIIVRQRAELAQLSHAAGAADERQRFAREIHDTLAQGFTSIIALAQAIDAELEANPIAARKHLELISSSAQENLTEARMMVENSTPDALRDDVLVGALRRVCDRFMTETGIATTIWIDPALPALGTAVDVAVLRVTQEALANVRKHAQAQAVRVELRSTRGRIELLIIDDGVGISVDQAEGFGLRGMRARLTAVGGELTISAEPDGGTRLYAEVMR, from the coding sequence ATGGATGAGACCGGTCCGGCCGGTGGGCGGCCGTCGATCTGGTACACCTACGTAGTCGGCATCGGCGCGTTGGCTATTGTCGCTGTCCTGCTGCCGACCGATAGCTCTCAAGGTAGCCCCGATGCCGCCGCAGCGACATTGGTCGCCTTTCTGGGCTGCGCAGTGGCCTTCGCGCGCACTCCCCCGGGCACGGGCGAACTCACTTTTCGAACGCTCGCTGCTGCGGCAATTGTGGTGGCGCTGTGCATATCTGCGGTGTGGCTCGCTCCTGCCGCAGTGATGGCGATCCCGGCGCTCTACCCTGTCGTGCTTTCGTTGTTGCCTCTGACGTCGGCGCTCATGCTGGTTGCCGTGGCCAACGTCGCGCCCCTGGTGATCGAGCTGATCGCGCCACGATTCTTCAATCTTCCCCTGGTCGCGGTGGCCACGTTGGTCGCCATGATCGCGTCGGCGGTGACGGGCACAACGTTCAACATCATCGTGCGGCAGCGCGCTGAACTGGCCCAGTTGTCTCACGCGGCCGGGGCCGCCGATGAGCGGCAGCGGTTCGCTCGGGAGATTCATGACACCCTGGCACAGGGTTTCACCAGCATCATCGCGCTGGCCCAGGCTATCGACGCCGAGCTAGAAGCCAACCCGATAGCTGCCCGAAAACATCTGGAACTGATCAGTTCTAGCGCACAGGAGAACTTGACCGAGGCACGCATGATGGTCGAGAACTCGACACCCGACGCACTCCGTGACGATGTGCTTGTTGGCGCGCTGCGCCGGGTGTGTGACCGATTCATGACAGAAACCGGCATCGCGACCACAATATGGATAGACCCGGCGCTGCCAGCGCTGGGAACCGCAGTCGATGTTGCCGTGCTGCGAGTCACCCAGGAAGCATTGGCGAATGTACGTAAACATGCCCAGGCACAAGCTGTTCGGGTCGAGCTGAGATCTACGCGCGGTCGCATCGAACTGCTGATCATTGACGACGGTGTCGGGATCTCCGTCGATCAGGCCGAAGGTTTTGGGCTGCGCGGTATGCGGGCGCGCCTCACAGCGGTCGGCGGGGAACTAACAATCTCAGCCGAACCCGACGGCGGCACCAGACTGTATGCGGAGGTTATGCGATGA